A single Vigna radiata var. radiata cultivar VC1973A chromosome 8, Vradiata_ver6, whole genome shotgun sequence DNA region contains:
- the LOC106770264 gene encoding uncharacterized protein LOC106770264: MAEHNTRSKTIDDAILRLTQNQAQLTAQQTELNTKIDSILSHLSQLDFSATLPPPSPVNHTLPSFKPHMKLDVPRFDGCDATGWIFKINQFFEYHSTPEEDRLKVASFYMEGTALSWFQWMHQNGLIQSWPAFLQALETRFAPSFYEDPRGLLFKLSQRGTVNDYLTEFERLASRVVGLPPSFLLSCFISGLSPEIKREVLALQPLTFTQAAALAKLQEDKFLDLRKGSRNRPFLSTPHLPGTSSTAPSSNQPLPPLLTPPPKTNFKKLTHEEMLSRREKGLCYNCDEKFHPGHKCKARFFLLVAETPDDDISSFSDPLSHTDLDSSQLESNCTELSSAQISFNALSGLPAPEALRLMGLISKQQVTILVDGGSTHNFIQDRVAKFLNLPSQPTPTLKVMVGNGSVLECHHVCPAILVTIQGQHFTVDFHVLPISGAEVILGIQWLKLLGPIITDYSKMTISFMQEGRRVELTADIPSGPQDISAHQLKRIVQTHSGAAYFHIQIFPHSPFADTPTVASPSHPDPLISSLLNHYKALFLPPTSLPPPRNTDHHIHLMQNSSPVNVRPYRYPHFQKCEIERQIDEMLQTGLIQPSHSPFSSPVLLVKKKDGSWRFCVDFRALNLIFVKDRFPLPTIDELLDELGGAKWFSKLDLRQGFHQIRMHEADIHKTAFRTHMGHYEYKVMPFGLCNAPSTFQATMNDLLKPFLRKFVIVFFDDILVYSKTFEAHLHHLECTFKALIEGHFFLKESKCVFAQQQLEYLGHIVSAIGVAADPSKIQAMVEWPTPCSIKSLRGFLGLTGFYRRFIKGYALIASPLIALLKKEHFVWCPVAQSAFEHLKKAMTEAPVLALPDFTLPFQLETDASGSAMGAVLMQQDHPIAFFSKPFCPKLLRSSTYVRELHAITSAVKKWRQYLLGHRFIILTDHRSLKELMSQVIQTPEQQVYLSKLLGYDYAIQYKAGNTMWLQMPFPVLMNPHPCPTCQQTKYETQKPAGLLQPLPTPHDSWEDLSLDFITGLPPSVGHTVILVVVDRFSKGAHFGTLPNHFTAFRVAQLFMDMVCKHHGIPRSLVSDCDPILSASSGTSCFVYVGPSYG; the protein is encoded by the exons ATGGCTGAACATAACACCCGCTCCAAAACCATCGACGACGCTATCCTCCGCCTCACACAGAACCAGGCCCAACTCACGGCACAACAAACCGAGCTCAACACCAAGATTGATTCCATCCTCTCCCATCTCTCACAGCTCGATTTTTCCGCAACTTTGCCGCCACCATCCCCCGTAAATCACACTCTCCCTTCCTTCAAACCCCATATGAAACTAGATGTTCCTAGATTCGATGGTTGTGACGCGACTGGTTGGATCTTCAAGATCAATCAATTTTTTGAATACCATTCCACCCCAGAAGAGGATCGCCTCAAGGTTGCTTCCTTCTACATGGAGGGTACTGCCCTAAGCTGGTTCCAATGGATGCACCAGAATGGGTTGATTCAGTCTTGGCCCGCGTTCCTCCAAGCTCTCGAAACCCGCTTCGCTCCTTCCTTTTATGAGGATCCTCGTGGTCTCCTCTTCAAACTTTCTCAGCGTGGCACCGTCAATGACTACCTCACGGAATTTGAAAGGTTAGCAAGTCGTGTTGTGGGTCTTccaccttcttttcttcttagtTGCTTTATATCGGGCCTCTCCCCTGAGATTAAGCGAGAGGTTTTAGCCCTGCAACCACTCACATTCACCCAAGCCGCTGCCCTGGCTAAATTACAAGAGGATAAATTTTTGGATCTGCGAAAGGGATCCCGTAATCGTCCCTTCTTGTCCACTCCACACCTCCCCGGTACCTCATCAACTGCGCCATCTTCAAACCAACCCCTACCACCACTCCTCACCCCACCCCCCAAAACCAATTTTAAGAAGCTTACTCATGAAGAAATGTTATCTCGTCGCGAGAAGGGTTTATGTTACAATTGCGACGAGAAATTCCACCCTGGTCACAAGTGTAAAGCACGTTTTTTCCTCTTGGTGGCTGAGACACCTGATGATGACATCTCTTCCTTCTCGGATCCCCTTTCCCACACCGATTTGGATTCATCTCAATTAGAATCCAATTGCACAGAGCTCTCTTCAGCCCAAATTAGCTTTAATGCTCTCTCTGGATTACCTGCTCCAGAGGCCCTTCGTTTGATGGGTCTTATTTCGAAGCAACAAGTTACTATTCTGGTGGATGGTGGTAGCACACATAATTTCATTCAGGATCGTGTAgccaaatttttaaacttaCCTTCCCAACCCACCCCCACATTGAAGGTAATGGTTGGTAATGGGAGTGTCCTTGAATGTCACCATGTTTGCCCAGCTATTCTAGTGACGATTCAAGGCCAACATTTCACTGTTGACTTCCATGTGCTTCCGATTAGTGGGGCAGAGGTTATTTTGGGGATCCAATGGTTAAAGCTTTTGGGCCCAATTATCACAGATTACTCCAAAATGACAATAAGTTTTATGCAAGAGGGCCGCAGGGTTGAACTTACAGCAGATATTCCTTCTGGGCCCCAAGACATTTCAGCCCATCAATTGAAACGGATTGTTCAAACTCATTCGGGTGCAGCCTATTTCCACATCCAGATATTTCCTCATTCCCCTTTTGCCGACACACCGACAGTAGCTTCCCCTTCACACCCCGATCCTCTTATCTCCTCCCTCCTCAATCACTATAAAGCCTTATTTCTTCCCCCGACTTCTTTGCCTCCTCCCCGCAACACAGACCACCATATTCACCTTATGCAAAATTCTTCCCCAGTCAATGTTCGCCCGTATCGTTACCCACACTTCCAGAAATGTGAAATTGAAAGACAAATTGATGAGATGCTCCAAACGGGGTTGATACAGCCAAGTCACAGTCCTTTCTCTTCACCAGTTCTCTTGGTCAAAAAGAAAGACGGTAGTTGGAGATTCTGTGTGGATTTTCGTGCtctcaatttgatttttgtgaAGGACAGATTTCCCTTGCCCACTATCGATGAACTTTTGGATGAACTAGGAGGAGCCAAGTGGTTTTCCAAGTTGGATCTGCGTCAAGGATTCCATCAAATACGTATGCATGAGGCCGATATCCATAAAACAGCATTTCGCACCCATATGGGTCATTACGAATATAAGGTCATGCCATTCGGCCTTTGTAACGCCCCTTCCACTTTCCAGGCTACTATGAACGATCTGTTGAAACCTTTTCTGCGcaaatttgttattgttttcttcGATGATATTCTTGTTTATAGCAAGACTTTCGAAGCTCACTTGCATCACTTGGAGTGTACCTTTAAGGCATTGATTGAGGGCCATTTCTTCCTTAAGGAATCTAAGTGCGTATTCGCTCAACAACAACTTGAATATTTGGGTCATATTGTTTCTGCTATTGGAGTTGCAGCTGATCCTTCAAAGATACAGGCCATGGTAGAATGGCCAACTCCTTGTTCTATCAAATCTTTGCGGGGATTTTTGGGGTTGACAGGTTTTTACAGACGTTTCATCAAGGGGTATGCTTTAATCGCTTCCCCTCTTATAGCATTACTGAAGAAGGAACACTTTGTGTGGTGTCCTGTTGCTCAATCTGCATTCGAACATCTCAAGAAGGCCATGACCGAAGCTCCTGTTTTGGCCCTTCCTGATTTTACTCTTCCTTTTCAGCTTGAAACTGATGCCTCTGGATCTGCCATGGGTGCTGTTTTGATGCAACAAGATCACCCTATTGCATTTTTCAGTAAGCCTTTTTGTCCTAAGCTACTACGCTCCTCTACTTATGTCCGTGAGCTCCATGCAATCACATCTGCGGTGAAGAAGTGGCGTCAGTACCTACTAGGCCACCGTTTCATTATTCTTACGGATCATCGTAGCTTGAAAGAACTAATGTCACAAGTGATTCAGACCCCTGAGCAGCAAGTTTACCTTTCCAAATTGTTGGGTTACGACTACGCTATACAATACAAAGCTGGAAACACAATGTGGTTGCAGATGCCCTTTCCCGTACTAATGAATCCACACCCG TGTCCCACCTGCCAACAAACCAAGTATGAGACACAAAAACCAGCAGGGTTGCTGCAGCCGCTTCCCACTCCCCATGATTCCTGGGAAGATCTTTCCCTCGATTTTATTACTGGATTACCTCCTTCCGTGGGTCACACTGTGATATTGGTTGTTGTTGATCGTTTTTCAAAGGGGGCACATTTTGGTACCCTTCCTAATCACTTTACTGCATTTCGGGTTGCCCAACTCTTTATGGATATGGTTTGCAAGCACCACGGTATTCCTCGCAGCCTTGTTTCAGACTGTGACCCTATCTTATCAGCAAGTTCTGGCACGAGTTGTTTCGTTTATGTGGGACCAAGCTACGGATGA